ATCAGACGAGCTTGTTCTAGCCTAGGTAAGTGGATTTCCTGACGCCGAATTTCTATCATTGGAGGTTCGGCTTCGGCTTCAGCCAGGGGACAATACAGGGGCGGAGCGAAGTGCTGGAACGAGCGATTTACCAGTTCTAGTGCGGGTTCTTTCTCAACTCCCCCCACAATGACTACCGTCATATTTTCCGGCTGGTAGTGGGAGCGATGGAAGCGACGCATCTCGTCGGGCGATCGCTCCATCAGATGCGCTTCTGTTCCTAAGATGGGACGCCCGTAAGGATGGCGTTGGTAAATACTTTCTGTCAGCGCTTGGAATCCAATAAAATCAGGATCGTCATAACTCTGGCGAATTTCCTCCAAAACTACATCGCGTTCCCGGATAAATTCTTCTTCTGGGATCGCCGCGTTTAAGAGAATATCTGCCAGAGCCGGCAAGGTATTTTCTAAATACTGAGCGGCTGTAACAATAAAGAAATGGGCGTAGTCGTGGCTGGTCGCCGCGTTCGTCATGCCGCCGGTATTTTCAATTACTTGGTCAAATACACCGGGCGGCAGTCGGTCGGTGCCTTTGAAAATCATGTGTTCCAGAA
The window above is part of the Coleofasciculus sp. FACHB-T130 genome. Proteins encoded here:
- a CDS encoding pitrilysin family protein yields the protein MLQLLNTTSKFPAEVFKLDNGLTVIYQHIPATPVVVVDVWVRAGAIAETEEWSGMAHFLEHMIFKGTDRLPPGVFDQVIENTGGMTNAATSHDYAHFFIVTAAQYLENTLPALADILLNAAIPEEEFIRERDVVLEEIRQSYDDPDFIGFQALTESIYQRHPYGRPILGTEAHLMERSPDEMRRFHRSHYQPENMTVVIVGGVEKEPALELVNRSFQHFAPPLYCPLAEAEAEPPMIEIRRQEIHLPRLEQARLMMAWVGPGVEQLRNAYGLDLISVLLAEGRSSRLIRNLREQQQLVQNI